In Halorhabdus tiamatea SARL4B, a genomic segment contains:
- a CDS encoding AbrB/MazE/SpoVT family DNA-binding domain-containing protein, which yields METRKIQKVGGSTFTVSVPKEWAREEGLETGEAVRLYTHRDGSLIVRGRQTDGDGLESVSLPVTESSVDAVERPIQGAYETGFEQITLRATESFTDEQRRAARTIARRLVGTEVLAADADEIVVRAMLDASAVSVRQSIEQTVSVITTMQETVRESLTGETETSGRVGDRMADVTRLVALIRRHYNRSLVAFGELDALGIDRVALSQYHRAADRLEQIATGIIRLDRVIEAVEPEAEQARTVAELLTARRDALEAATKRVVEGDATAGQDVELSPIETGTEIASNSGHDDGVDPSLARLVDQLEQIDAAIRAIERIGLQSAIHPRHQQ from the coding sequence ATGGAGACCCGCAAGATCCAGAAGGTCGGCGGGTCGACGTTCACGGTCTCGGTCCCCAAGGAGTGGGCACGCGAGGAGGGCCTGGAGACGGGCGAGGCGGTCCGACTGTACACCCACCGCGACGGCTCGTTGATCGTTCGCGGGCGACAGACGGACGGAGACGGGCTGGAGTCGGTCTCGCTGCCGGTCACGGAGTCAAGCGTCGACGCCGTCGAGCGACCGATCCAGGGGGCATACGAGACTGGATTCGAGCAGATCACGCTGCGGGCCACGGAGTCATTTACCGACGAGCAACGCCGGGCCGCTCGCACCATCGCACGACGCCTCGTCGGCACTGAAGTCCTTGCGGCCGATGCGGACGAGATCGTGGTCCGGGCGATGCTCGATGCCTCCGCGGTGTCGGTTCGCCAATCGATAGAGCAAACCGTCTCGGTCATCACGACGATGCAGGAAACAGTCCGCGAGTCACTGACCGGCGAGACGGAGACGTCCGGACGGGTCGGTGATCGAATGGCGGACGTGACGCGGCTGGTCGCGTTGATCCGTCGCCACTACAATCGGTCACTCGTCGCGTTCGGCGAACTCGACGCACTCGGGATCGATCGGGTAGCGCTGTCCCAGTATCACCGGGCTGCGGACCGACTTGAACAGATCGCGACGGGGATCATCCGACTAGATCGTGTGATCGAGGCGGTTGAACCCGAAGCCGAGCAGGCCCGGACGGTGGCCGAGCTATTGACAGCCCGCAGAGACGCGCTCGAAGCGGCGACGAAACGCGTTGTCGAAGGTGATGCCACAGCGGGACAGGATGTCGAGTTGTCGCCGATCGAAACCGGGACGGAGATTGCATCCAACTCAGGCCATGACGACGGCGTCGATCCCTCCCTGGCCCGGCTGGTCGATCAGCTGGAGCAAATCGATGCGGCCATCCGGGCGATCGAACGGATCGGACTCCAGTCCGCGATCCATCCTCGCCACCAGCAATGA